Genomic segment of Arachis hypogaea cultivar Tifrunner chromosome 11, arahy.Tifrunner.gnm2.J5K5, whole genome shotgun sequence:
aaaactaaataaaattcatatgaacaaaataataaaaaaaactgacAATAGAAAAAGTAAAGTTTACTCGTTCATTATATTTATAGGAGTGTAGATGATGCACACAAGTGTAACAAGACCCcttttttatactttatttttaaagTAGTATTCATTTTTCATTGTAATAATTATGAATTAATACATGGTGATAACTAATTGCTATTGTAGAGAATGTTGAACGAGAAGAAGAGAGAACAAGTTAATATAAGAGTGGAGATGAGCCAATGATAAATATGTAGATAAataatggtaaaaaaaaaagaatgataaacttaaaaataaaaaattttaatagaataataaaactagagataatttaaaatattgaatATAAAGTTATTAGACATAAAAGTTTTTTAGCCATTAACATTATACGAAAGATATTAGTTACACACTGTGCACTTTAAAGTACATAGACAAACTTTAAATAATAACAATGCcaaaaccataaaaaatactaataagacTATATGTGGTCCTATTTTAGGAGACTATTATTCGCCATAATTTTTCGTATGACAGTAAGCGAAGGAAAcacattttctatattttgcaaACCATTTTAAATCTCATATCAACTGAAATTCGCTAAAACTAAGTTGCTTGCTAAAACTATATCGTCATAATTCTGATGGATGCAAAATTTTACCTTTTTGTTTTCTCATCTTTTCTTACGTCACTATTAATTAGTTCGCTTTATTTTGATACTAAACTAGATATTGATAAAACCTGGATTTCAAAATCACGGAGTAGTGTGGAATATAGGCAATGACTGAACCATTTTTTAGACTTTGCGTTTGCGAATGCATCCTCTGATGGCATGATAAAGTGTCCATGTCCTAAATGCGGGTTTCAACTTATGCAAATAAGAGAGGATGCATACGACCATCTATTGTTACGACCATTTCCCCCTGGATATACTATTTGGGTGCGTCATGGTGAGAATCCGGTTGAAGAAAGTCCTAGATTGGGACGAGTAGATGACAATCTGATATCCCAAGTGAATCAAATGCACCAAATGGTCAATGAGGCCTTCAATTTCACGATACAACATGGGAGTGAGGATATTACAACAATCGAACATGCAGAAGATGATGAAGACGTGTTACCGAGCTTGTATGAAGGTCCAAGTCGCTCGGCGCGGGATTTTAACGATCTACTGTCAGATGGAGAATAGGAGTTATATCCCGGATGCTCAAAGTACTCCAAATTATCGTTTTTAGTGAAGCTTTATCATATCAAGTGTATGTGCGGTGTGAGTGACAAGGCAATGACAATGATTCTTGACTTACTGCGGGACGCATTCGAACAAGCAAAACTTCCGAATACAGTGTATGAAGCTAGGAAGACAATAAGAAAGTTGGGTATTGAATACGCCAAGATAGATGCTTGTCCAAATGATTGTATGTTGTACCGAGGTGATGATGCGAACCTGACTAGGTGCAAGAAATGTGGGTGTTCAAGATGGAAGCAGAAGACTAAAAAGGGCTCTATTCTTAGGCTCAACATACCAGTGAAGAGAAATGGAAAACCTATAGCAGCCAAAACCCTTCGTTACTTTCCCCTCATACCACGACTGCAGCGGTTATTCATGTGCAGCAAGACATCGAGTGATATGTTATGGCATTCACAGGCATCAAATAACGATGGTTTCCTTAGGCATCCAAGGGACGCTGAAGCATGAAAAAAGTTTGACGCAAAGTATACTAATTTTTCGGCGGATCCGCGCAATGTTCGCCTAGCCTTGGCGAGCGATGGATTTAATCCCTTTGGGAATATGAGCACAAAGTACTCCATCTGGCCTGTGATTCTTATTCCGTATAATCTACCACCCTGGCTTTACATGAAGCAGACATCTTTCATCCTATCCACGCTTATTCCTAGGCCGAAAATGCCAGGTAACGACATAGATATTTATTTGCAGCCTTTGATAGATGAGTTGAAGCAATTATGGGATGGCGTTGAAACCTATGATGCCAAAGAGGGAAACACTTTCAAGATGTGTGCGGCACTGATATGGACTATCAGCGACTTTCCAGGATTGGGAAACCTATCTGGCTGGAATACGCATAGTGGGTTAGCCTGTCCTACGTGTAACTTGGATGCTAAGCCACATCGGCTGAAAGACAGTCAAAAATGGTGTTTCATGGGCCATCAATGCTTTTTAAatcagggacacaaatacagactaGACCGAAATAGATTTGACGGGCAGGTCGAAGGTAGAGATCCGCCAAAGAAGTTATCCGGAACAGATGTATTGAGGCAACAGTCAAATGTGCACGTTTCATTTGGGAAGAGTTCAAGTGTGACATCCAAAAAAAGACGCAATGGCCAGGATGTGGATGAAGATGACTCGCATTGGAAGAAGAAGAGTGTTTTCTTTTACCTCTCGTACTGGGAGGATCAGATGTTGCGTCATAACCTCGATGTGatacatataaaaaaatgtgTGCGACAATGTAGTCTTCACTATCTTAAACGATAGCGGCAAATCTAAAGACAATGTTAAAGCTCGCAGAGATTTACAATGCATGGGTATAAGGCCTGAATTATGGCCGGAAGAAGGTGGTAAATATCCTTCTGCAATATTTGCGATGTCGAATTCACAGAGAGATGTATTCCTAAAGACTTTGCAGAATGTGGTTTTTCCAGATGGTTACTCTAGCAATGTTGCTCGTTGTGTTGATTTGCGACAGTGCAAGTTATCTGGGTTGAAAAGTCATGACTGTCATATTCTGATGGAACAATTACTCCCAATTTTAGTGAAGAATGCACTTCCGATTCCTGTGTCCAATGTGATTGCAAATTTGTCGTCATTTTTCCGAGAACTTTGTAGGAAAGCCATAAACCCTATGCAGCTTGCTGAGCTTCAGAATCATGTTGTGCAAATCTTGTGTCAGATGGAAATGATttttcctccatccttcttcaccgTCATGGTTCACCTCACCGTGCATCTCGTTGATGAAGTTACTCTTGGTGGACCAGTACATTATAGGTGGATGTATCCAATAGAAAGGTTAGCTATTTGATAAATCCCTTTAGTACATTTAGTTCGATTAATTATGTATATACTAAGcgtttcattgtatttatataaaaGGTATTTAGGACGTCTGAAGCAATATGTTCGTAATAGGGCACAACTGGAAGGCTCAATTGCAGAAGGCTATTTATCTGAGGAAATCCTGACTTTCTGTTCTAGGTATTTGGATAATATTGAGACTAGAATCAACCGACCATGGCGAGTTGATGATGAGCCCATTGACGTTCGTCATAATTCAGGGGAAAGTATGTTCCCAGCTATTGGAAAGGCATTAGGGGCTGTATCGCATTTCGAACTCAGTCCAATGGAAAAACATCAAGCTCATCGTCATGTGCTAGTCAACTGTGATGCCATGGTTCCGTTCCTTGAGTAAGTATACGCATGTATTTCTAAAACACCAATATAACTCTTTTCTCCCAATGACTAGTTAGACTAATTTTGTTCTCTCCAATAAAGTACATTTAGGGAAAACACAAAGCGAAGCTTGCGTCATCAGACAAGATCgcaagctaagatagatagtgtcgTCCATGCAGAATTTCCTCACTGGTTTAAGCATAAGGTTGACAAAATATTAACCTGACCAATGTTTTTTTAGCCTGGAGTTAGTACTAAATGAAAACCGATTTTAATATAAAGCATGAATGTTATGTGGTTCCAGGTTCTTATGGAAAGTACGCTTCAATCGAAAGACCTGCAGTTGCTTGCGTGCGGTCCCATGATTTAGGCCAGACGTTTTGGGGCGTACAATGTTAACGGGTACAAGTTTAGAACTATCTCAAAGGAAAACGAGATGAAAACACAAAATAGTGGAGTATATGTATCATCTAATACAAGAAGTTATGCAAGCATGCGTGATAATAGAGTGGCTGTTGGTGGTGTTCCGTATTACGGAAAAATTGTAGacataattgaattaaattatagctGTTCCTTCACAGTGGTATTGTTCAAATGTGTTTGGGCTGATACCACTACCAGTAGAGGCATCAAACAAGACCATTTGGGGCTTACCAGCGTTAATTTCTCTCGTCCAATACACACTGGTAATCGTGAAGAAGATGAACCGTACATATTGGCATCAGAGGGTCAGCTTGTATACTATGTGGATGATGAAGTAGCTAAAGAATGGAGTGTTGTGGTTCATGTGAAACCAAGAGATTTGTATGATAtgggagaagagaatgaagaagctGAAGTTGGTTTTTCTCCACAGCCAGGGTTGAACATGTCAGCGGAAGGTGACATTGGAGATTTACTGTTGACAAGGGAGGAAAATATAGAAGACCTCATAGAAAATGCCTCAGAGAATTTCGATGATGTCGCGTAATGCATTGTATGATgcattttaatgtaatttaaaaatgatatttcTGTCATAAACTAAGTTAAATAATCTCAGCGTTGTACGTTGTTTTCTTTGGTTACTTTATActtgtgtagttttttttttttttgcagttaaATATTTATGTTATTGTGAATTTAGATGAGTAAAAGCAGACTTTTTGATTCTTtcaacgattttaatacgaaaaagtTAGTTTACGTTAAATCTATAAACCTTCTACAGTTGTTTTTCTTAGGGTTGCATTTTTCATAATCTTGCTATGTACTAAGCAATATAATTTCAGTAGTGTTATGTTTTGAAAACAATAGTGAACATAACATGACGGTGGAACAGGATCGATGAAAAATGAGGACTTTTCGTCATCCTCTACAAGCACAACAATTGCTATAGAGCTTCTGTTTAAGAAAATTTCCCAAACTACTAACAAGGGTGATGGTAATTATCGAATATATTGcgtttagttttaaaattgtcttagcATCTTGTAGTTTGGTTTTTTTTCTAAGTCAGTATTTAATGACTCCAGAGTTCTCAATTTCTTCTAtgtatactcattctattatgtGCATGTTGATATTTTTAGTCTTACCTGAATATTCCGGAGAAATAGTTTCTGACAGTCTAGATGGAAAAGAGTCTGATTCAGAAGACATTTTAGATGATGTATCCTCTGTCGCAATCGATAGATCCATGCAGTTTGATCTGAATAAGGTTCCGGATGAAGAGGAAGAAACTTTAGAAGACCAACAAGATAAACAAGATGATATACATGTTAAGAAAATGTGCTTTGATATAAATAAAATGCCATGGTATGGAGATGAAATATCAGATCCTCTGAAACGTGAAGCCCATAGATTCATAACAGAGTATTTTTCGCCGGGTCAATGCGATATTGGAGAGAAATTTTGATCTTTTAATATAACAGTTACGCTGATTTCCTTAGTTTAATGATTTGGGTCGCAGTTGTACGTGTTTATTCTTGATTTAGGTTTAGTAAGGCATAACTTCAAAGAGGAGTAACTTTGATTCATGCTCTCTAGAACTTTGTTTTAACTTCATAAATATTAGAGTTTGattgtattttcttcttttacatcCATGATTGAATGCAGTTTTTAAATGCTAATAACGTCATCAAAAAAATCTTAttggtaaatttgttcacatgagttaacatatatagtttacaAGTAACTTGTGAATATTTTTAACGTAAAACAAATGTAGAAAAAGTGTTACGAGTTTAAGTAACAATGATTTAAACATAAGTATCTTCAGTTAGTAATCGTTACTTAAATAGATTATACCTAGATGGTTATTACTAAAGACAACAATGGAATATGTGGTAATatgcattttgcggcggtttaaacgTAACCGCCGCAAAATGCCTAACAAGAAGTCACCGGCGGACATATCGCGGTGGTTTTCGAAAAGACGCCACGAAATGTTAATCTGACCGGCAATATAGCGACGGTTTAAAGAAAACCACCGCTAAATGTCGGCCTGATTGCCGCCTCAACCTTTAACCGCCGCTATATGTGCCGCAATTTGTCTTTTCGCGGCGCATTTACAAAACTGCCGCAAAAAAACCGTCGCTATCTTAAGGAATTGTTGTAGTGCTGACAAAAAATGGAGCTGATAGCTTGCCGTTCCATTTCTTGTTGCAGCATCGGGCTCTTCCCACCGTTTTGGGATCGGCCCTAACAAAGATCATCCACACTAAGTCGTCGTCGAAATAAGGAAGGGATAATCTCTTAGGTGAAATATCACTCATCTTAGGTTGAAAACAGGAAGGGATAACTGATTTGATAAAGTTagtaattgagtgatttttaagCATAAGAAACTTGTGTTGTCCTGATCTATACTACTTAAGtatatttatatagaaatgtTAGCATTTTAGCTTGTAGATAAAGATTAAAAAAGTACCAAATTATTTTTTACtggttaattatatatttaatatttattttaatttattactaacaACTAAATTACATGTATAATTATTTATAAGTTTAATTCAGTACAGTTACGAACATGTATTTTTAAGCTTCTCAATAAACTCTTATGTGAAAAAATACCttattgttatttactttttaatattataattctaAATTTTGGCTTTTATTACCAATTCCTAAAGTacatgtttaatttatttataagcttAATCTATAATATTTATACGATGAATTATGTTTTTAcataaatatgtatttatatagaaATTTTATCTTTATAAGCTTATAAATAAACTTTTTAGagtattgtataatttttttttactgattaattatataattaatcttTAGAGTATAAGCATAAATATGGTTTTTACTTgtcaaatatataattaatatttttttaatctattacTAACTCTTAAAGTGCATgtttaacttatttataagcttaaTCTCACGAACATGTATTCATATAGAAATTGTAAAAAATTGGTCAATtatgtaattaatattttttttatcttttactaACCCCTAAAGCacatgtttaatttatttataaggttAATTCATACTCAATTAATTAAGAACATATAATTATGTAGTAACTTTAGCTTTTTAAGCTTATAAATAAACTTTTTAGCAAAATCACGCGGAATCAGCTGTTTTATACTggtcaattatttaattaatattttttaatctc
This window contains:
- the LOC112720861 gene encoding uncharacterized protein — protein: MSTKYSIWPVILIPYNLPPWLYMKQTSFILSTLIPRPKMPGNDIDIYLQPLIDELKQLWDGVETYDAKEGNTFKMCAALIWTISDFPGLGNLSGWNTHSGLACPTCNLDAKPHRLKDSQKWCFMGHQCFLNQGHKYRLDRNRFDGQVEGRDPPKKLSGTDVLRQQSNVHVSFGKSSSVTSKKRRNGQDVDEDDSHWKKKSVFFYLSGKSKDNVKARRDLQCMGIRPELWPEEGGKYPSAIFAMSNSQRDVFLKTLQNVVFPDGYSSNVARCVDLRQCKLSGLKSHDCHILMEQLLPILVKNALPIPVSNVIANLSSFFRELCRKAINPMQLAELQNHVVQILCQMEMIFPPSFFTVMVHLTVHLVDEVTLGGPVHYRWMYPIERYLGRLKQYVRNRAQLEGSIAEGYLSEEILTFCSRYLDNIETRINRPWRVDDEPIDVRHNSGESMFPAIGKALGAVSHFELSPMEKHQAHRHVLVNCDAMVPFLE